The Panicum virgatum strain AP13 chromosome 5K, P.virgatum_v5, whole genome shotgun sequence genome has a window encoding:
- the LOC120707900 gene encoding probable complex I intermediate-associated protein 30 isoform X1 produces the protein MSRLRALWQASFNASKRALVWSSDDLMPPSERYIFNFNSKDELKRWHLYSDSEYGGLSSASLEITDSTAGADTSLTGVFSGNLSSDMSEDSTWRIRRYGFCGMRSKKFDGFIDLDAYDTIAMKIKGDGRCYISTIYTENWVNSPGQQEDNSWQAFVHTPQDRWQILKIPLDHYLPTWRGNVIEAKLEMNPARIVGMSLSVNAEGGVPGAKTGTGDFRLEVDWIKALRTV, from the exons ATGTCGAGGCTGCGTGCTTTGTGGCAAGCTTCCTTCAACGCCTCCAAGAGAG CTCTTGTATGGAGTTCAGATGATCTAATGCCACCAAGCGAAAGGTATATCTTCAATTTCAACTCAAAAGATGAGCTGAAGAGGTGGCATTTGTACTCAGATTCAGAGTACGGAG GTTTGTCTTCTGCATCATTGGAGATAACTGATAGCACTGCTGGTGCAGATACTTCATTGACTG GTGTGTTTTCTGGTAATCTTTCATCGGATATGTCTGAGGACTCAACATGGAGGATCAGGCGCTATGGATTCTGCGGAATGCGATCAAAGAAG TTTGATGGTTTCATTGACCTTGATGCATATGATACAATAGCAATGAAGATCAAAGGGGATGGAAGATGCTACATATCTACC ATATACACAGAGAATTGGGTGAATTCACCAGGACAACAAGAAGATAATTCATGGCAGGCTTTTGTGCACACACCTCAGGACAGATGGCAAATACTGAAG ATCCCTCTTGATCACTATTTACCTACATGGAGAGGAAATGTGATTGAGGCAAAGTTGGAAATGAATCCTGCTCGTATTGTGGGAATGTCTCTCTCTGTAAATGCAGAAGGTGGTGTTCCTGGTGCCAAGACTGGGACTGGTGATTTTAGGCTAGAAGTTGATTGGATCAAGGCATTGAGAACAGTGTGA
- the LOC120707899 gene encoding probable galacturonosyltransferase 15 isoform X2, whose product MKEWRRTHRAATLLDPVVVEAAPDSLDALMAEMGAALASYDGRLDMEAVAVKMMAMLLKMDRKVKSSRVRALFKRHLASLGVPKSVHCLTLRLAEEFAVNSAARSPVPPPEHAPRLTDASYLHVALVTDNVLAAAVAVASAARSAANPGRLVFHVVTDKKSYVPMHSWFALHPASPAAVEVKGLHQFDWRDGGVVASVMRTVEEVQRSSLDYHRSGGSSAEREHRRLQASKPSTFSLLNYLKIHLPEFFPELGRVVLLDDDVVVRKDLTGLWEQDLDGNIIGAVGAREGGGICTDKTLGDHLNFSDPAVSGLLSSQCAWSWGVNIIDLDAWRRTNVTETYQLWLQKNRESGFRLWQMASLPPALIAFDGRVQAIEPLWHLPGLGRRVPDPEAARSSAVLHFSGPRKPWLEVAFPELRQLWLGHLNASDSFLQGCGVLEWQ is encoded by the exons ATGAAGGAATGGAGGAGGACTCACAGGGCGGCGACCCTGTTGGATCCCGTGGTGGTGGAAGCGGCGCCCGACTCCCTGGACGCGCTCATGGCGGAGATGGGCGCCGCGCTGGCGTCCTACGACGGCCGGCTCGACATGGAGGCCGTGGCGGTCAAGATGATGGCCATG CTGTTGAAGATGGACCGGAAGGTGAAGTCATCGAGGGTCCGGGCGCTGTTCAAACGGCACCTGGCCTCGCTGGGCGTCCCCAAGAGCGTGCACTGCCTCACGCTGCGCCTGGCCGAGGAGTTCGCGGTGAactcggcggcgcgctccccggtgccgccgccggagcacgcgCCCCGCCTCACCGACGCCTCCTACCTCCACGTCGCGCTCGTCACCGACAACGTGCTCGCGGCCGCCGTGGCGGTGGCCTCCGCCGCGCGGAGCGCCGCCAACCCGGGCAGGCTGGTGTTCCACGTCGTCACGGACAAGAAGAGCTACGTGCCGATGCACTCGTGGTTCGCGCTGCACCCGgcgtcgcccgccgccgtcgaggtcAAGGGCCTGCACCAGTTCGactggcgcgacggcggcgtcgtcgCCTCGGTCATGAGGACGGTCGAGGAGGTGCAGAGGAGCTCGCTCGACTACCACCGGTCTGGCGGATCATCAGCGGAGAGGGAGCACAGACGCCTCCAAGCGTCCAAGCCGAGCACGTTCTCGCTCCTCAACTACCTCAAGATCCATCTCCCAGAG TTCTTCCCTGAGCTTGGGCGGGTGGTGCTCCTCGACGACGACGTCGTGGTGCGCAAGGACTTGACAGGGCTGTGGGAGCAGGACCTCGACGGGAACATCATCGGCGCGGTCGGCGCTcgcgaaggcggcggcatcTGCACCGACAAGACCTTGGGAGATCACCTGAATTTCTCGGACCCTGCCGTGTCAGGCCTCCTCAGCTCGCAATGCGCCTGGTCGTGGGGCGTCAACATCATCGACCTCGACGCGTGGCGACGAACAAACGTTACCGAGACGTACCAGCTCTGGCTACAAAAG AACCGGGAGTCGGGCTTCAGGCTGTGGCAGATGGCCTCGCTGCCGCCGGCTCTGATCGCGTTCGACGGGCGCGTGCAGGCGATCGAACCGCTGTGGCATCTGCCAGGCCTCGGCCGGCGCGTGCCGGACCCCGAGGCGGCGCGCTCCTCCGCCGTCCTGCACTTCAGCGGGCCGCGGAAGCCGTGGCTGGAGGTCGCGTTCCCGGAGCTGCGGCAGCTGTGGCTCGGCCACCTGAACGCGTCGGATAGTTTCCTGCAGGGATGCGGTGTGCTCGAATGGCAGTAA
- the LOC120707899 gene encoding probable galacturonosyltransferase 15 isoform X1, which translates to MRVYITAGADDDAVMKPKAAAPQPQQQQQAAARRGCRSAVVTGLLAGVLLFRAALLAVEAGASLCPSATGCLDWRAGLGRWLYGGGGGGGDAMEEFMKEWRRTHRAATLLDPVVVEAAPDSLDALMAEMGAALASYDGRLDMEAVAVKMMAMLLKMDRKVKSSRVRALFKRHLASLGVPKSVHCLTLRLAEEFAVNSAARSPVPPPEHAPRLTDASYLHVALVTDNVLAAAVAVASAARSAANPGRLVFHVVTDKKSYVPMHSWFALHPASPAAVEVKGLHQFDWRDGGVVASVMRTVEEVQRSSLDYHRSGGSSAEREHRRLQASKPSTFSLLNYLKIHLPEFFPELGRVVLLDDDVVVRKDLTGLWEQDLDGNIIGAVGAREGGGICTDKTLGDHLNFSDPAVSGLLSSQCAWSWGVNIIDLDAWRRTNVTETYQLWLQKNRESGFRLWQMASLPPALIAFDGRVQAIEPLWHLPGLGRRVPDPEAARSSAVLHFSGPRKPWLEVAFPELRQLWLGHLNASDSFLQGCGVLEWQ; encoded by the exons ATGAGGGTGTACATCACGGCGGGCGCTGACGACGACGCGGTGATGAAgcccaaggcggcggcgccgcagcctcagcagcagcagcaggcggcggcgcggcgcgggtgcCGCTCCGCCGTCGTCACGGGGCTCCTCGCCGGGGTGCTCCTCTTCCGCGCCGCGCTCCTCGCCGTCGAGGCCGGCGCCTCCCTCTGCCCTTCCGCGACCG GGTGCCTGGACTGGCGGGCGGGGCTCGGGCGCTGgctctacggcggcggcggcggcggcggcgacgcgatgGAG GAATTCATGAAGGAATGGAGGAGGACTCACAGGGCGGCGACCCTGTTGGATCCCGTGGTGGTGGAAGCGGCGCCCGACTCCCTGGACGCGCTCATGGCGGAGATGGGCGCCGCGCTGGCGTCCTACGACGGCCGGCTCGACATGGAGGCCGTGGCGGTCAAGATGATGGCCATG CTGTTGAAGATGGACCGGAAGGTGAAGTCATCGAGGGTCCGGGCGCTGTTCAAACGGCACCTGGCCTCGCTGGGCGTCCCCAAGAGCGTGCACTGCCTCACGCTGCGCCTGGCCGAGGAGTTCGCGGTGAactcggcggcgcgctccccggtgccgccgccggagcacgcgCCCCGCCTCACCGACGCCTCCTACCTCCACGTCGCGCTCGTCACCGACAACGTGCTCGCGGCCGCCGTGGCGGTGGCCTCCGCCGCGCGGAGCGCCGCCAACCCGGGCAGGCTGGTGTTCCACGTCGTCACGGACAAGAAGAGCTACGTGCCGATGCACTCGTGGTTCGCGCTGCACCCGgcgtcgcccgccgccgtcgaggtcAAGGGCCTGCACCAGTTCGactggcgcgacggcggcgtcgtcgCCTCGGTCATGAGGACGGTCGAGGAGGTGCAGAGGAGCTCGCTCGACTACCACCGGTCTGGCGGATCATCAGCGGAGAGGGAGCACAGACGCCTCCAAGCGTCCAAGCCGAGCACGTTCTCGCTCCTCAACTACCTCAAGATCCATCTCCCAGAG TTCTTCCCTGAGCTTGGGCGGGTGGTGCTCCTCGACGACGACGTCGTGGTGCGCAAGGACTTGACAGGGCTGTGGGAGCAGGACCTCGACGGGAACATCATCGGCGCGGTCGGCGCTcgcgaaggcggcggcatcTGCACCGACAAGACCTTGGGAGATCACCTGAATTTCTCGGACCCTGCCGTGTCAGGCCTCCTCAGCTCGCAATGCGCCTGGTCGTGGGGCGTCAACATCATCGACCTCGACGCGTGGCGACGAACAAACGTTACCGAGACGTACCAGCTCTGGCTACAAAAG AACCGGGAGTCGGGCTTCAGGCTGTGGCAGATGGCCTCGCTGCCGCCGGCTCTGATCGCGTTCGACGGGCGCGTGCAGGCGATCGAACCGCTGTGGCATCTGCCAGGCCTCGGCCGGCGCGTGCCGGACCCCGAGGCGGCGCGCTCCTCCGCCGTCCTGCACTTCAGCGGGCCGCGGAAGCCGTGGCTGGAGGTCGCGTTCCCGGAGCTGCGGCAGCTGTGGCTCGGCCACCTGAACGCGTCGGATAGTTTCCTGCAGGGATGCGGTGTGCTCGAATGGCAGTAA
- the LOC120707900 gene encoding probable complex I intermediate-associated protein 30 isoform X2 yields the protein MSRLRALWQASFNASKRALVWSSDDLMPPSERYIFNFNSKDELKRWHLYSDSEYGGLSSASLEITDSTAGADTSLTGVFSGNLSSDMSEDSTWRIRRYGFCGMRSKKFDGFIDLDAYDTIAMKIKGDGRCYISTIYTENWVNSPGQQEDNSWQAFVHTPQDRWQILKFVFHSDPS from the exons ATGTCGAGGCTGCGTGCTTTGTGGCAAGCTTCCTTCAACGCCTCCAAGAGAG CTCTTGTATGGAGTTCAGATGATCTAATGCCACCAAGCGAAAGGTATATCTTCAATTTCAACTCAAAAGATGAGCTGAAGAGGTGGCATTTGTACTCAGATTCAGAGTACGGAG GTTTGTCTTCTGCATCATTGGAGATAACTGATAGCACTGCTGGTGCAGATACTTCATTGACTG GTGTGTTTTCTGGTAATCTTTCATCGGATATGTCTGAGGACTCAACATGGAGGATCAGGCGCTATGGATTCTGCGGAATGCGATCAAAGAAG TTTGATGGTTTCATTGACCTTGATGCATATGATACAATAGCAATGAAGATCAAAGGGGATGGAAGATGCTACATATCTACC ATATACACAGAGAATTGGGTGAATTCACCAGGACAACAAGAAGATAATTCATGGCAGGCTTTTGTGCACACACCTCAGGACAGATGGCAAATACTGAAG TTTGTGTTTCATTCAGATCCCTCTTGA
- the LOC120707902 gene encoding myosin-1-like codes for MAIAEELCESEVLWPEAAAHDDDGDAPETAPPGCSSSSPALAPRSRTAPARRGGVPDPEAPRRAGSRPVDIPRPAARSVALWSDDDDDVGRSGTMVPPHVLVSRRRLEGAAAFALRSGPGRARELSHLRNSVLRMTGFIEG; via the coding sequence ATGGCGATCGCCGAGGAGCTGTGCGAGTCCGAGGTGCTGTGGCCCGAGGCGGCGgcccacgacgacgacggcgacgcgccgGAGACCGCGCCGCCCGGCTGCAGCTCGTCGTCCCCGGCGCTGGCGCCGCGGTCCAGGACGGCGCCGGCTCGGCGAGGAGGAGTCCCCGACCCCGAGGCGCCGCGACGCGCGGGCTCGCGGCCGGTGGACATTCCTAGGCCCGCCGCGCGCTCGGTGGCCCTCtggagcgacgacgacgacgacgtcggcCGGAGCGGCACCATGGTGCCGCCGCACGTGCTGGTGTCGCGGCGGCGgttggagggggcggcggcgttcgcGCTGCGGtcggggccgggccgggcgcgcGAGCTCAGCCACCTGCGCAACTCCGTGCTGCGCATGACCGGCTTCATCGAAGGATGA